A single region of the Candidatus Protochlamydia amoebophila UWE25 genome encodes:
- a CDS encoding Asp23/Gls24 family envelope stress response protein, with translation MIDPKVDKKKVDTKEFELPETVFIRDIEDKVFQSIALQCLAQIDGISLVEGNYIDHLLGRIAEGVKGIYAEQDDKNQSVNIKVEVNILFGTSIPEKAEEIQTKIAEEITKLTGLHVSSVHVVFKNVISHEQAQKLSQSFTQGPPKLMGTNLDEDYSDEF, from the coding sequence ATGATAGACCCTAAAGTTGATAAAAAGAAAGTAGATACAAAAGAATTTGAACTTCCAGAGACAGTTTTTATTCGAGATATTGAAGATAAAGTTTTCCAATCTATTGCTTTGCAATGTCTTGCGCAAATTGATGGAATTAGTCTAGTTGAGGGAAATTATATCGATCATCTTCTAGGCCGTATTGCTGAAGGTGTAAAAGGCATTTACGCCGAACAAGATGATAAAAATCAATCTGTAAATATTAAAGTAGAAGTAAACATTTTATTTGGAACCTCAATTCCAGAAAAAGCCGAAGAAATTCAAACAAAAATTGCAGAAGAAATCACAAAGTTAACAGGCCTACACGTTTCCTCTGTTCATGTCGTATTTAAAAATGTCATTTCTCATGAGCAAGCCCAGAAATTAAGCCAAAGTTTTACACAAGGTCCTCCCAAATTAATGGGAACCAACTTAGATGAAGATTATTCCGATGAATTTTAA